A genomic region of Mugil cephalus isolate CIBA_MC_2020 chromosome 5, CIBA_Mcephalus_1.1, whole genome shotgun sequence contains the following coding sequences:
- the LOC125008285 gene encoding C-C chemokine receptor type 8-like → MNTTAVYLMRSNGSINTSEGSPFIYDYDNTSTCYQETSQELLAASMVLKAFYYLLFCLGLAGNTTVLWVLLWSIKLKTMPDVCLLNLALSDLLLVTSLPFWANSSQSVVSCKLITGIYQLGFYSGTLFVTLMSVDRYRAIVHATMQARTLRYGVTASATIWAISVIMAVPQVIFADLEVDAYDNSSQCQPLYPEDGQLFWKIQRNFSENTVGLFLCLPIMIFCYVKILAVLSKSRHSKKDKAVKLIFAIVCAFVVCWVPYNVTVFLQTLELLKILNTCGASRTIGSAVGFAEIIALSHCIANPVIYAFVGEKFRKSVGGVCPRCFHGCHQSRDKDFQYTCKVRLKMCQLCGDRECTCVSV, encoded by the exons ATGAACACCACTGCTGTCTATCTTATGCGCAGCAATGGAAG CATCAACACATCAGAGGGTTCGCCATTTATATACGACTATGATAACACTTCAACCTGTTATCAGGAAACCAGCCAGGAGCTTCTCGCTGCGTCCATGGTTTTAAAGGCGTTTTACTACTTGCTGTTTTGTCTAGGTCTAGCAG GTAACACCACAGTTCTGTGGGTTCTCCTGTGGTCCATAAAGCTGAAAACCATGCCGGATGTCTGTCTTCTAAACCTGGCGCTGTCTGACCTTTTGCTGGTTACGTCGCTGCCCTTCTGGGCCAACAGTTCCCAGAGCGTTGTATCATGCAAACTGATAACAGGAATTTATCAG TTAGGTTTCTACAGTGGGACTTTGTTTGTGACCCTGATGAGCGTGGACCGCTACCGGGCCATCGTCCATGCAACCATGCAGGCCCGGACACTTCGCTACGGAGTCACAGCCAGCGCCACTATCTGGGCGATATCTGTCATCATGGCGGTGCCGCAGGTGATATTTGCCGACTTGGAGGTGGACGCGTACGACAACAGCTCTCAGTGCCAGCCCCTCTACCCGGAGGACGGGCAGCTGTTTTGGAAAATCCAGCGAAACTTCAGCGAGAACACCGTGGGCCTCTTTCTGTGCCTCCCCATCATGATCTTCTGCTATGTCAAAATCCTCGCCGTGCTGTCCAAGTCCAGGCACTCGAAAAAGGACAAAGCTGTCAAGCTGATTTTCGCCATCGTGTGCGCGTTTGTGGTGTGCTGGGTGCCTTACAACGTCACCGTTTTCCTCCAGACGCTGGAGCTGCTCAAGATCCTGAACACCTGCGGCGCTTCGAGGACCATCGGCTCCGCCGTGGGCTTTGCTGAGATCATCGCGCTGTCACACTGCATCGCGAACCCGGTCATCTACGCGTTTGTTGGGGAGAAGTTTAGAAAGTCGGTGGGTGGCGTGTGCCCCAGATGCTTCCACGGGTGTCACCAGAGCAGAGATAAAGACTTCCAATATACCTGTAAGGTCAGATTAAAGATGTGTCAGCTGTGTGGAGACCGCGAGTGTACATGTGTGTCGGTTTGA
- the lpar4 gene encoding lysophosphatidic acid receptor 4, which translates to MASLVLNETGMEDCGIDDSFKYNLYSVVYSVVFVLGLITNCAALFVFCFRMKMRNETTMFMTNLALSDLVFVFTLPFKVFYNVNRHWPFGDGLCKVSGTAFITNIYGSMLFLTCISVDRFLAIVYPFRSRSIRTRRNAALVCAAVWLTIVGGGISVTFFSTINSTNRATTCFEGFSKSTWKTYLSKITIFIEIVGFLIPLLANLVCSSLVLRTLRRPVTVGHGCDSKKRVLRMILVHLAIFIICFVPYNSILFVYALVRTQALANCAVERFARTLYPITLCLACLNCCLDPVVYYFTSESFQKSLTMGGKGSGSRPESIPRSDTETQDTVGNLPKDTQALASNGKETKVSESQF; encoded by the exons ATGGCTAGCCTGGTGCTCAACGAGACCGGAATGGAGGACTGTGGGATCGACGACTCCTTCAAGTACAACTTGTACTCTGTGGTTTACAGTGTGGTCTTTGTCCTTGGGCTCATAACCAACTGTGCTGCCCTCTTCGTGTTCTGCTTCCGCATGAAGATGCGCAACGAGACCACAATGTTTATGACTAACTTAGCGTTATCTGACTTGGTGTTCGTGTTTACGCTGCCCTTCAAAGTCTTCTACAACGTTAACCGCCACTGGCCCTTCGGAGACGGACTGTGCAAGGTATCAGGAACAGCCTTCATCACCAACATCTATGGGAGCATGCTCTTTCTCACCTGCATCAGCGTAGACCGCTTCCTGGCAATAGTCTACCCGTTCCGGTCGCGCTCCATCCGAACGCGCAGGAATGCGGCGCTGGTGTGCGCTGCCGTGTGGCTGACTATCGTGGGCGGAGGAATATCGGTGACTTTCTTCTCCACCATCAACAGCACAAACAGAGCCACCACGTGCTTCGAGGGCTTCTCCAAGAGCACCTGGAAGACCTACCTGTCCAAAATCACCATCTTCATCGAG ATTGTGGGTTTCCTCATCCCTCTCCTCGCCAACTTGGTATGTTCCTCGCTGGTTCTACGGACTCTACGTCGTCCGGTGACAGTTGGCCACGGCTGTGACAGCAAGAAACGCGTCCTGAGGATGATTCTGGTCCATCTAGCGATctttataatttgttttgtcCCTTATAACTCTATCCTTTTCGTGTACGCCCTGGTGCGAACCCAGGCTCTGGCTAACTGTGCTGTGGAGCGCTTTGCCCGAACACTTTACCCCATCACTTTGTGCCTGGCCTGTCTCAACTGCTGCCTGGATCCCGTGGTTTACTACTTCACCTCGGAGAGCTTCCAGAAGAGCCTGACGATGGGAGGGAAAGGGTCCGGCTCCCGGCCTGAGAGTATCCCCCGCAGCGACACTGAGACCCAAGACACAGTAGGCAATCTCCCCAAAGACACACAAGCTCTGGCCAGCAatggaaaagagacaaaggtGTCTGAGAGTCAATTCTGA